One window from the genome of Nicotiana tomentosiformis chromosome 5, ASM39032v3, whole genome shotgun sequence encodes:
- the LOC104089887 gene encoding F-box/LRR-repeat protein At3g26922-like, whose amino-acid sequence MAKRLQLSNNFALKKCSRRACIAKDRISQLPDDILVHILSFLSVKEAADTSVLSKRWLPLWRFVPRLDFDATKQLDEVAVDQKLQKRYMKKYVRWVNRTLRMCKAQRLDQFRVRFDLNELAQHEIDKWLEFAFARQVQRLELDLLEGGERIQASDYCYTFPAQLLGLNHYAGQPQSNNVHKLPPLWHNFKSVKVLLFKSVHVTGEVLEFFLHNCPFVEEMVVHGSETLVNLEVVGPSLKLKHLEIWFCLDLKSLKICDTNIVTLRTSSAHKLLLSNVPMLIEVDVGGHPFQHILDTIAPWGSCILSQLEVLKIHAYGGLEYLEHYKFPELTKLKKFVVEVLAKEDMSVLGCTHVIGAAPQLKEFELKLLWVLPLRSERECRKAVRCPLHHLKVLRLSGYYGRTSEVELVRYFLENAMLLEKIIVDPCSQNVHRHRVAPDEIARNFAKLQLEGEVPPHIQLLIL is encoded by the exons ATGGCGAAAAGACTGCAGCTTTCCAATAATTTTGCTCTAAAGAAG TGTTCAAGACGAGCTTGCATTGCAAAGGATCGCATTAGTCAGTTGCCTGATGATATTCTGGTACATATACTGTCTTTCCTTAGCGTTAAGGAAGCAGCAGACACCAGTGTCCTCTCCAAGCGGTGGTTACCCTTGTGGAGATTTGTTCCTCGGCTTGATTTTGATGCTACCAAACAATTGGATGAAGTAGCAGTGGATCAAAAGCTTCAGAAAAGGTACATGAAGAAGTATGTGAGATGGGTCAACCGTACTTTGCGAATGTGTAAAGCTCAAAGATTAGACCAATTTCGTGTTCGTTTTGACTTAAACGAACTTGCCCAGCATGAGATTGACAAGTGGCTTGAGTTTGCCTTTGCTAGGCAAGTTCAAAGGCTAGAGTTAGACTTGTTAGAAGGTGGGGAGAGAATTCAAGCTTCAGATTATTGCTATACGTTTCCAGCGCAGCTCCTTGGTCTCAATCATTATGCTGGTCAGCCTCAGTCAAACAATGTCCACAAGTTGCCACCTCTTTGGCATAATTTTAAGTCTGTAAAGGTACTGTTATTTAAGTCAGTACATGTGACAGGTGAAGTTCTTGAGTTCTTCCTGCACAATTGTCCATTTGTTGAAGAAATGGTAGTTCATGGATCTGAAACGCTGGTTAATTTGGAAGTTGTTGGTCCTTCCCTCAAGTTGAAACACTTGGAGATATGGTTCTGCCTTGATTTAAAATCACTTAAAATTTGTGATACAAACATCGTAACACTTAGGACTTCATCAGCCCACAAATTATTGCTTTCAAATGTTCCAATGCTGATTGAGGTAGACGTTGGGGGTCACCCGTTCCAGCATATTTTGGATACCATAGCGCCTTGGGGTTCCTGCATACTCTCTCAGCTGGAGGTCCTTAAAATACATGCTTATGGGGGATTG GAGTACTTGGAGCATTACAAGTTTCCTGAACTCACCAAGCTCAAGAAATTTGTCGTAGAAGTTTTAGCAAAGGAAGACATGAGTGTCTTAGGTTGCACACATGTCATAGGGGCTGCTCCACAGTTGAAGGAATTTGAGTTGAAG TTATTATGGGTCCTCCCCTTGAGGTCAGAAAGAGAGTGTAGGAAGGCTGTAAGATGTCCACTCCATCACCTCAAAGTGCTCAGATTGTCTGGATATTATGGCCGTACTAGTGAAGTTGAACTCGTTAGGTATTTTCTGGAAAATGCTATGCTGCTCGAGAAAATCATCGTTGATCCTTGTAGTCAGAATGTCCATCGTCACAGGGTGGCACCAGATGAAATTGCAAGAAATTTCGCTAAGCTCCAGCTTGAAGGTGAAGTACCTCCACATATTCAGTTGCTGATATTGTGA